A window of Acinonyx jubatus isolate Ajub_Pintada_27869175 chromosome B2, VMU_Ajub_asm_v1.0, whole genome shotgun sequence genomic DNA:
ccactttctctctctctcaaagataaataaacataaaaaattttaaaataaaaatatttctagatagACTCTCAAAAAATTCATGTTTGAAATTAAGGGCATTGAAAATTATGAGgggggcggcacctgggtggcttagtttgttaagcatccagaCACTTGatttgtcatgatctcatggtcagactccacactaagcatgtgcagcctgcttgggtttctctatctctccccctctctctctgcccctccccagctcacatgcgcgcacttgcgcactctctctctctcaaaataaattaataaaccttaaaaaaaaagtgtgaaaggAAAAGTATTCTACTCCTCAAACCTCTAGCCTACaagcaaaatatgtaaaatctgaTCATTGATGAAAAATACATGTTACTTGCTATAAATGGAAAcgaatggtaaaaataaaagtacaccACGTCCAAACCATCAATACAGCTTTATCCTGACATATGGTTGTATTTATGGTTTGGGGAGATACTAAAAATAACAAGAAGGGCACAAGGCTTGTTTAAAGCACCATCTTTAAAAATCTGTAGCGTGTAAGGATGAATACAAGAACAATTCTTATTTAATGCAGCAAAACATTTTTCAGACACCATTTTCTTGAAATTTCCTAATCCTACTTATGTCATTTTTGCTTAACATAAGATTTCACCACACAGCACGCATGTATTGATTACCCGAGGCTTGTGAACACTTTTCAAGGAGCAACAGAGTTTATGTTCTACAAATATTGGAAATTCCCCAGAAGTCCTGGGATTTTCGGAAAATCTTAAGACATTCATGCTTCTAATTCTTGAAACCATTCACGGCCTTAATGTAATGTGGCTTTTAAAAACAGTGCCTGTACTTTAAAGGTCATCTTGCATTTAGTCACAAATTGAGAAGattgttaaaaatactttttaaatgaaaaccaaaatccAGTCTAAATACCTGAACCAATCATCAGGTTATCTTTGTCACCACACACTACAGATATTTCTCGACTTACGGTGAGATTACCTTCCAATAAAACTATCTGAAGTTGAAAAGTACATTGAGTACATCTAACCTATGGAACATTATAGCTTAACCCTGCCTAACTTAAACACACTCAGAACACTTCTATCAGCCTATGtgcagttgggcaaaatcatctaactaACATAAAGcctatcttaaaataaaacattgactACCTCATGTAAcgtattgaatactgtactgaaagtaaaaaaacaGGACGCCTATACAGAATGCTTGAGTATTTGCCTTCCTGATTGTGTGGCTGGCTGACTGGGAGTTAcagctctctgcctctgcccagcaTCACAAAAGAGGATCCTACCATATACTACTAGCCAGGGAAAAGATCCAAGTCCAAAAGTTGAGGTACGATTCTACTGAATACTATCACTTTTGCACCATCACAAAGTCAAACAATCCTAAGTCAAAGTATCGTAAATTGGGAACGGTCTGTATGGGCTCAGCCCTGTGTTAGACTGGTTCATGACAAATCGAAAGAgcgaatttttttgtttgttttaatatgttatttCCAAAGCTATGGTGCTACTGTAAACCTACCAAAGCTGTAAATTCCTATTAACTAGCTAACCACACTTTTTCTATCAgagctgctctttttttttttatagtgttaGTGTATTTTATGTGAACATATTCCCACATTGAAGTGTTTCTCTAATTCAGTGGCACTTGGAATACATTACAGcttctttaactcttttttttgCTCACACATAATAGCTAATTATCATAAAAAATCATCAGTTTAGAGGCAGAGCTTAGCTATAATGCTGACTAAAAATGACTGGTCAAATGCCAGAAACACCCTGGTTCCCACATTTGCCACGTCTGGAGTTTTAGATAACCATCACCTACAGTTCTTACACTCTTTAATTATAAATGCTGCAAGTCGTCCAGACAAGTGAGGACCAGAGTAaagatgaaaatcaaatgaatattttgatgGTTTTCAATGATAGTCTTTAATTACAAATGTTAAACATCTGCTATATTATTCCAGAGTTACTATTGAAATGTTTCACTTGGCACTTGTTTGCTAAAAAGATGTTTACAGGAGCAAGGTATAAGGTATATATGAAAAAAGGAAGTGTTTCTACCACAAATTCACAAACATCTAACAACAATCTAACAAGAAAACTGCTCTAAATGTGTGTAACAAATAGCAGGGCAGGAATTTGATGGAAGCTTTATGGCATTTCATCCATTTTATCTTCAATTGCAGATTCAGGGTGGaaaaattctagaattgaaaCTTCAGCTATAAACAAAATTTGAGAggaaagtgtatatatttatacagctATCACAAATCAGAAAACTCTGATGAGAGGTTACACTGGAGAAATTAAGAATgtgaaaatggagaagaaatgtgATTTAATGTTCTACACTGAAATACCCTCAATGGCAATCTTATTTATTGTATcgctattttattgtttttaaaattatgaattataaaattataaattatggtCTATTTTAAGTATGCAGAAATTAACATAACAGGTAAATCTGTTATAGTTTTTACTTACGTTGAATTATAGATGACAGTATGATGGATATAGTTACATTTAGTCTCCAAATTACTTTGGTCTCACTGAAATTTGAAACTCATGAATACAAAGTGGTCCtccccaaatattttcaaattacctGCCCTCCAAAAAGGCAGTCATTGACAAATTTGGCCAAACTATGGAAAATTGTCTCAGAACAAACATTGTCTTTAACTAGTTCTGCTGTTCTgtctttgaataaatatttatattgtgaaTAGCTTGGATGATTAGAAATCAATATGGTAGAGGACTATAAAGGCCAATGTAATTCCAGTTGAACTAGAGGAAAACTTGAACTAGAGCCACAATCACATTAAAGTCTTCAAGGGAAATGACCTATTCAACTTTGGGCTTTCTGGCTGGACTTGAGGTCTCAAGTCCTGTTTTAATGAATCTCAACctttttccctttattccctGGAGTTGACTTAACCTCAACTGTagtcattttctcacagtttagGCTTAAGGTTAGTTTACATTTTATGTAGGGAAGGTTTTCTAACTTAGTTAACTGTGTTTAGAATTAATAAATACGACtgaatatatgaaatatgtaacTCTGACCCAAGTTTTTCAAAGCAGATGAGAGTCTTacacttttattcatttacttttaaaataaattgcatgGTTTCTCCTATCATAGCAACTAAAAACTATCTTATTGTCTATACCAATTCCAATTAAGTTTTGGAAAGAGTAACCGACAAGACATTCCAGCACAAATGCCCGACCATGCTCTAGTTACCCTCATATTGCACAGAGGCACATGGCTCATTGCATTAAATAAGACTCAGGCTCAGGCTTTGCTTTCAAAGTGAATGCCTCTTGAGACAGTTTCTGTATTCAGCAGGAAAGTGTGTAGGCATTGAAATTGCTCTACACGTCATAGCCCAAATAAGCATTTGGTTTTTGGAAGAAACATCCGGACATCAGAAGAAATAATCTGAGTTAAAATTTCAACACTTTTGAAGACTAGGAAACAAATGCAACATTTCCCCCCCAAATTAGCTTTCTTCTTTGCACGATATTCTTTGAAGAccaggaaacaaatgcaaaatttttcctccaaattaGCTTTCTTCTTTACAcgatattttttattcttgttgaAGCGCTGTTTCTATGGTGCTTGTTCCATGACTGCTCTTGAGCTCTGAAAATTGCCAGCTGCGAATTCTGACCTGCCAAGGGCTCAGCTATATTTGCCCAaccaagaaaaggtaaaaagagaatCTCAGAGCCAGTAAAGATTATAAACATGTTTCTACACTGTTGGTGTGCTGTTTATAAAAAGAATTCACTTTAAGATTTTAATAAGCCCCCaaacttcattattttgttcTCCCTCCGAGTACAAAGCACAGATGTTTTGGCATGTTGGAATTTGAAGTTTGGAATTTTTAGGAGAGGCAGTGTGTGGGCAGAAAACTAGCATCCTGGGCAGGTTGAGGTTCTgcaattttctcaaaataaggtaaaagaacagcccagggcctggaaacTTAAGAGAGATTCACAAGTGTTAGGGTGTTAATGCACTGAACCAAATAAGGGCACTGAACTTCTTCCCAATATTTGAAGACATTAGACAACCATACCACTTTTAAAAACAGGCAGCATAAGCTTGTATATAAAATTCTGAAGTAAAACAATGGTAACATAAAATCTATgattatcggggcacctgggtgactcagtcggttaagtgtctgacttcggctcagctcatgatctcacggtttgtgagttcaagccccgtgtcaggatctgtgctgacagttcagagactggagcctgcttcagattccatgattccctctctctctctgccctccaccattcatgctctgtctctctcaaaaataaataaacatttaaaaataaataaataaaatatatgattatctAACAAAAGACTAGCGAATTTCACATAAAAGCAGAGGCTTTGTTTAAAGTAGTTTCCTAGTGTTTACAGAATAAGAAATACTGTTATAAGACTCTAAAAAGGACCTCGGAGTTTCTCTTCCCTATTCCTTTCTAACATGACCATCCTCTCCCCCATTTCCACTCAATATTAAACTTTTTTCCCCTGGCAGACTCTAGAACTGCCCTGTCCAATATGATattcactagccacatgtggctatttaattaacatttaaattaattcatttcttcagattcactagccacatttcaagggctcaatagacacatgtggctagtagctaccaTAGTGAACAGAATAAAACATTTCTACTACCACAGAAAGTTCTACTACTTCTAGAagattcaaatttttattttttttaaatatttatttttgagagagcatggggggaggggcagagggagggagacagaggacccaagcaggcagcacagagcctgatatggggctcaaccccacaaaccgtgacgttatgacctgagccaaaagtcagacgcttaaccagctgagccacccaggtgcccctcaaattttaattttttaagcatgAAATTTTATGCGAAAAAGtataatatttgtggaatgaaactGCATAttgtctcataatttttaaacacaagtcaatttaatttttagttgtgGGAAGCAGACAATTAAGCAAAATGAAGAGTGGAACATCTTTTTGAAaacttctggaaggaaaaaaataatagatacttCTGGAAGGATTCACATTGTAAGCTTCCTTGGGCCGGAATTATGGGGCCATTCTAAAAATCACCTCTCCTCAACAAAATGCCTGATGTGTGattggtgtctgactcttgacaaTGATTTCCTTTGGGAATTAGAACTTCTCtgatgcatgtatacatatacaaaccTGTGTATATTTAGaacatacttaattttttttttttttgtaaatagtgAAAGCTTTAAATTTGGGAAATGTTTAGAATGCACTTTCTGAAAGCCGTAACTTGCCCTCTCACCTCCATACACCTAAATCAGAACGCTGTTTCATACCTCCACTCTCCTACTCCAACATTCGATGGTCTAATTATTTATCCATCCATATCTCATGAACCCTGCATGTGTAGGACATAGAAACACATACATTCAAATACATAATTCATCTCTCTGTTTCCCATAGTAAATGCAAATACACAGAAAACTTGCTTCTTCGATAGGTTTCTCAGCCAGCCAAATGATAATACCCAAAGACATGTTGACATTACCAATTATATTGACTGGAAAACTGGTTATTAGATAATCCTTTGATTTTAGGCAAATCTCATAACccttgctcagaaaaaaaaaaataaagaagcaactGAACTGGACTAGATTTCTAAATTAGTACTAATTTTATGTTCTAGTAATCTAGTTTGCTATGGTATgtatgcaaattttttaaaatttgaaacgTGACTTAtaagtattaatatattttatatattaaaaaaatttttttaatgtgtatttttaagacagagcatgagcaggggaggggcagagagggagacacagaatccgaagcaggctccgagctgtcatcacagaacctgacatggggctcaaacttatgaaccatgagatcatgacctaggctgaagtcggatgcttaactgagtcacacaggcactcCAATACATTTTATATCTAAAATTATAGCAATATTATACACTGTCCAAAACTATTCTACTCCCTTTGAATGATTCAgttgggtgggagggtggggtgttAGGAatttctaaaatctattttttgtatttttcacaatGTCTTTAGGTATAAGATTCCTAgatctatttcattcttttgtcatAGAGCATAACCACACTTAAATGGACTTTGTTCTTGGTCTTTTATCTCCAGGAGTGTCCAGTTTTAAAATTACATCGTCCTTATCTTTTCATGCTTACTTCTCTCATGTATGGATCTACTAAATTACTTAACATTACCTTATTTTAAGCTTTATCACACACATCACTAATCTTATATTCCAAATCCAACACTTATGTACTTTATCTTCTCTTAGTTGAACAAATACCCAAAACTGTTACCAATGTTGCACTGAACCTAGCTAATGATGTTGTTTTTAAAGACTCCTGAAGCTTGTGAATCTTATTTGCCTAAATCATCAAAACTAATGGAAATGTCTTTGATAATTGTGAATAGAtgcaataaaagttttaaaaatcacacaggaTATAGATTGCTCTCCTTATactaaattaaaactttattgaatAAGGAACACTCTCCAGAACACATGATCTGATGGACAAGGTCTACATTACATGCAACGAAGCTGAACGTAACAGTAGTTTAACATGGAATGTCAAACCAATTAGTATTTTTCATTGTACAAAACGGTTTATGTAGCTGACACGCAAGAAGAAAAGTATGATGCTCTGCATTTTCATGAATCATCTCTGATGAGTTTTAAGAAGACATTTGAAGAAACTGGTAGATTTCTTTAGGGTAGATTTCAAATAAATTAGTTACATGTGTACTACTGAAACCTCTTGTCAACCTCTCTTGCATTCCAAATAAAGTCTTAGTGCAAACATCAAAGTTGCTGGTCACTCCAAAAGACTGTCAAACTCATAACAGAATACAAGTTCTGAACTAATGTGTATTAAGTAGGACAAAACCAAGGATACCAGTTACTGCGAAATTCATTTAGGCACACTTAAAAGCCCACTCTAAGCATTTCTTCTAAGTGTCTCACATTACTTACTAAAGCCTGTTTACAGTACTAAAATTCTATCATTCAAGCATTCATGATTacacttcagaaaaagaaaatcattcattTCAGCAATAGCATTACTGCTATattctaaaaaaagagaaaaaggaaaaaaatcataattaacaATACCAGCATCCATAATAGgatacatgggggaaaaaaaaacacttaggggggaaaaaaagtgtgcTTTACTTGCACAGCAGGAATTATAGAATGTAAACACCATATTGGCCCACACCACAAAATCCATGAGAAAGGCTCAAATTTGAACACTGTGTATGCATtattttcaaatctgtatttgTGAGTTTATACTGCATCTGCTTGTACCAATATATGACGAATAAAACACACTCTTCCACACACTTACACATATAAGTGATTGTTAAATATTGAGCATGGCTTGCTTCCCTGACTCTAAttcaaaaaatgttaagtgaCATCCCaactgttttcaaaatgtttacagaaaCCACTAAATGAATGTGAATAGTAGCTGAGGAATGATGAAACAGTGATGGCAGTTACATGTCACAACTAGATGTAAAAGAAATAACGTCCATATGACTGGCCGAGATTTGAAAATGCGATGGAAAGTCTCTTTCTGTGGGCCTTGTCTGGACTTTTAACTGATACCAAGAATAACAAATATAGTATCTCAAGTCCACTGACACCTGGAGGGTCAGGCCTAGAAAGCTTACCTTCAAAGTGCAAATTTTAACAATGGAATGTTTTAGCAGGGACATAAGGACAATCCTCCAactttttcttgataaaaagaaacaagatgtccaggaagcattttttttttcctggtcaaaGTTATTTCAGTTTCATGGTAGAATAAAAAAAGTACTTATCCAAAAATATCACCCACTCTTTCACATACACAGAACTATTCTtaggggtgtgtggggggagaaaaagcccTTAGCTATGTATCACCTAATGCAACTTATATTTAGAACTACAGTTCTTTGAATCAACTACATTAAATACCAACATGTACCTCCCTtatcccctccctctccacccacctATCCCAAATACACCCAATGAACCTAGGTATTCTAATGTCTTTGTGTTTTCTAAGCCTCATGAGGAAGGCTGTTGAGTACCACCTGCAATGGAACAAAATGAACACCTAAGGTGCACTTTCGACAGcaccttttctcttctccacaAGTGAGCAGAATCTTGATGCTCTCAAGCCTGGATCTAGATCTCCAGGTCATCAGGCCGAGGTCGGCTGCTGGCACGGCTGCTGGCTCTGCTGGAAGGTCGCTGGTCCACAATGGCTAGTGGTTGCAGTTCGTGCCCAGTAGCTAGTTTTTTGGAATTCTGgttgtcatcagggaaatcaaaAGGCTGTGCATGGGAGTTGGAGATGGTGCTTCCTGCCTGCCCCATTCGATTTTGTTCTGCACTGTAATTAGCCCAGTTTTGCTCACTTGCTTGTTTGTTGTAATTGCGGCAGGAAGAATTGTTTCTGTCTCCGGTGACCAGCTTGTACCCAGGAGGAGACATGGGTGAGAGTGGAGCAGTTGGTGAGGAGCAGCCATTGAAGTAGGCATATTTCGGAGATCCACATTCTTTTGAGGGGCTCAGTGGGCCAGTGGTAGCATGGTAAGGATCGCTCTTCCCCTTCACACGATCCTTAACACCCTTGAAGAAGACATAGAAGAGTTCGATGATGTTCAAGGCAAGAGACACCAAGGACACTACCAGCATGAAGATGATGAAGATGGTTTTCTCTGTGGGACGAGAGAGGAAGCAGTCTACTTGATGAGGGCAGGGATCTCTTTTGCAGGTGTAAACGGCACTCAGGCTGAATCCATAGATGTACCACTGGATCAGCAAGAAGGCCACCTCAAAGACAGACTTGAAGAGGATGCTGATGATGTAGGTTCGCAGCAGGCCCCCTCGCATTTTCACCTTGCCGTGCTCTTCAATACCATACTTGAATTTCTTGATTTCAATCTGCTTCAAGTGCATCTCCACATTGACGCCATCTGTTTGGGCAACTTTgagttcttcctctttcttgttcAGTTTCTCTTCCTTGCGCATCACGTAGAACACGTGAGCCAGGTACAACAGTGTGGGGACAGACACAAATATGATCTGGAGGACCCAGAAGCGTACGTGAGAGATTGGGAAGGATTTGTCATAGCAGACATTTTCACAACCAGGTTGCTGAGTGTTACAACGAAAGGCAGACTGCTCATCACCCCAGGCCGACTCAACCGCCGTCCCCAGTAGCAGGATTCGGAAAATGAAAAGGACAGACAGCCACACTTTCCCTCCAGCGGTGGAATAGGCTTGAACCTTGTCAAGGAGTTTGCCTAAGGCACTCCAGTCACCCATGTTGCCAGAGCACCACctgaaaagaagcagaaagacaaCTAAATGATCATAGACTGCAAATTATTAGTTAAAATGTGTAACTGTTTTCAGTCAATAGTCAACATATTATTAAAGTTCTCATATCTTTCTAGCACATccctcccgcccctgccccgccaaAAAAGTGCAAACTCTTCCTGTCCCATTTTCCGCTTGCAAAGATGTCTCACAATTTTCTTGAAGTAAGGTAAGTCTTAGAAGCAACAGAGCCGATGTGCCTGGTAAATTGCAATCTTAACTGGCAAAGATGTTACTTGCTCAACCACTGCCCTACCATGTGACTTGAGAAACTGTCTATGCTAAGTGCCTCTGCTTATTTTATCCATCTGGTAAGTGACAATAGTTCTCACCAGATAGGCTTGTGTCTGGATGCATGCCTTAGCAAAATGCTGATGGATGGTATTCGAAAAGTATGGGTATTTAAGAACTGAAGTAAGAACACCCATGAACACATTTATACACAACCTATTTCCAAACCTTAATGCTATTATACAGCATTTTATTCCTAACTACTCTGAAATGTTTCACCTTGCTATTTCAAGTGTAATTTGTGTATATTCTATATTACGGTCATTtatacttctgtttcttcttaagCAGTGATTTATGTGGTCCaaaagtctgttttcttcccagagAAAAGTATAGTGTACTAAAATACACCATTTTGACACACTGTCATTATATGCAGGGCACTTCTTTCAAAAAagcaaagagtaaataaatgcacattacaTTTCAAGTAAAAGTTCAATTTGTCTCACTCCTATTAGACCACTTTAAAGTGTTATCTCTAGCAAAAATGATTGGTTTTCATCTTTTGATTGCTGTACACTTTCAAGTTCACTTACCAGGCTTTGGGCCCTCAGCCGATATACTAGATTTAACTTCCTATCAATAGCTAGATATCTTAAGCCTAGCACTTCCCCATTGCTGGGGATGAGAAATAGATCCAACTCTGTAGAGATCTCAACATGGATCCcaaaagttatttatataattCGATTGATACCTCTAACTGTCAATAGCTCCTTCATTTAATTGATGAAAGTTGAGCTCTTAAGGATATAGGAAATATTTAACTATTACTAGAGCCACAAGAAGACTTATGATCCCAAGGCCAAGGATTTCTAGGGCACCACactggttttaaaattataataaagctGGATTAAGGCTAGAAATGTTCTCATGCTTTCATACAGTCTTAGCAAGGGCTGAAAGCTGGGAAGAAATGAGTAACATTACACGTGGCAGGCATAGAGAATACAGTCTAATTTTCACCAGGGTAGTAATTGGAGAGTTACAAAAGTAAGAAGTGCTCAAAGATTATTTAATAATCAAAAACAAGCTAAGCAAAGTCTTTCCAGGAGcttcataataaattttaaacagtGTAACTGAAAGTAGGATTATATAGgctttttagaaatagaaatatgttcATTATCTGAATATAAAAGCTTCTCATCTGGAATTGAACTATGAGCCACTTTCTCCTTGTAGGAAGTTAATGAAATCCAAGGGAGTCGTCTTCCCCACCATGCAACATTACAGTGCCATTTAATGCCTATCCCTCCAAGGgaagtgaagaaatgaaatggaaatctgGCTTGGGATTTCCCAGATGGAACAGAGAAGAGATGGCAGATCCGTAAAATGAAACTATGTGCCAGCTATCTAAATCAGCAGTCGATGGGTATCTTTGATGGCAACCCAAAGAATGCTGAAGGAAGACGGGGAAGTGGGTAGGCAGATCACAGAAGTAATGCTTTTCCAAGGGTCATTAAAAAGGGGGCTTCCCTTCCACTTTTGGGAAGGGCCATTTTAGATTCTGAAGTGACACGTTAGACAGTGAAGCTGATGTATGGAAAGAGCagtcaaaaaagaacaaaggcaaaacaaaaaacaaaaaaaaacaaaggcttaTAAGGTTACAAAAAGAGTTAGAGTCCAGGGGAGGCTCAAAGTGATAGGAGTAATTTAGCTTTGATGGACAGTTTAATGGTGAGAGAACATAGAAAAAAACCTACAATTTAGCAGAAAATAGTACACTGGGAATGAAGAAGTACAGTCCATGAgggtcaaacaaacaaaacagaatttttggAGCTATATCAGTAGATAGTTTCTATGTGATGATGTGTAAATTGGCCTTAATTCTGTTTGCAGAGAATTACAATATTTTGCCAGTGTCATCTGCTTTTGCTCAATACTCCAATTGCCGGGGAAAAAGGGGACCACAAAAACAATCAACTATAAAATGATAAACTGTCTGCAAACATCTCATCATACTCACCCAATGATGGAGCTCAAGACAAACTTAACATGTTTAGATATTACCAGGCACACTGAAAAGTTGTCATTTTGGTCAGTGCTTCATCATTATTCAAAGTAAAATATGATTATGTAGATGCTTGTGGAAATTAAGTACTATACTAAGTTCCAGTAcatattatggaaaataaaactcAACTTTCATGTAATTCTGAGATTCCCAAAAACAACCCCATAGTGCAACAGTATGTGAATTGGGTCACTGGGCAGTTCACTAGGTAATAGTTCTTTATTAATACACCAGCAACTTAATTGCAAAGTTGTCTTTTCTTTAAGCACCCACGCAGTTGTCATTTGCATTAATGAGTTTACTCTTTCATCTGAATAAGATGAATTATCCAATTGGACACCCAGTATCCTGTATCCTGTCATTACCACTCTCACAGAGACCATCAGGTAATGTTTAATGCGATGGCTTATAATGCTTGTGATTTTCAAGGAGAGGTAACAAAAATAGTTACTTTTTCTGGTAGTTGTTCACTTTGTTTTGAGTCAAAAGTTCTATCAACTAGTTGACCCTCTACCccattagtattttcatttttccaaatcttagttaaaaaattaatattttttaaataaagaatgggCATAATTATGTTTACTGAATCCCTGGCATTGAATGTATACCTCATTCATATTTACCATCATAAGACAGGTATATTCCTTATGTGATATAGGAGAAAAACACAGGAGCTGAGTGTACTTCATGTATATTCATGCCTTCACCTCTAGGTTCCCAAGCTGGGACTTTATATGTAGAATAAGGTCTAGGTTAAGGAGTTAACGCAAAAATTTTCATTAGAAGCAAATGCTTGACAGCAGCTGGATCATCCTTGTCTTCTGTGTACCATGTCAGGTCAGGTCACATTTTTTCCTGTTGCTCTTTATGGCCCTCTAGACTAGAGGCCAAAAGCCACGGGCATCCAAGCATGACCTCTCCAAGGACCCCCTGGACCCTCTGCAGTGGTTCCTGAACCACAATCATTTggtaacatttgttgaaaatatacaTTCCTGGCACTCACCAGCCTGACTTAATCTGattggggggtgaggggcaggaggggagtgCAGGGAaattagtttttggttttggtttttggttgggttttttcagtgtttattttcttttttaaaacaaatgcacCAGGTGATTCTGAAGTTTCAGGCCAGGAGGCAAACAATGGTTCCTTGACATTTTTGGTgcttattcaaaatatttaggaTTGGAGAAATGTTagaagagcagaaaggaaaagaaaatctaaaaaggcCAAAGGGGTGGTCCAGGATGAGGAGCAGAGGCTCTCTGGGCATCTGGGAACTGAGCTCCCCCTTCACTGAACCACCCTGCGTCACTCTACTTCCATCAGATGCTCCCCAAGAGCATAAAGATCCAAACACTtgattcaaaatgaaaagaaagcttcaACTTTAAATTACTTTTGAGTGTCCCTTTTGCCAGGCCCTTAAAAACAAATCACCACGCCAAAGCTGTAGTCAAGTCACTCCATGTCATTAATGCCCTAGTAATTgttaggaaaattagaaaatattttcattttgattttagagaATTTCACAAGTGACAGCTGTAATGAGTTTAGAGTAGGGACTTAAGTAAAGTTAAATAGGATTAAGAACTAAAGTGAGACTTGATATCGATCACCTTTCAGTGATTCAAAGTAAgcacttaaaggaaaaataaaatcaca
This region includes:
- the GJA1 gene encoding gap junction alpha-1 protein, whose translation is MGDWSALGKLLDKVQAYSTAGGKVWLSVLFIFRILLLGTAVESAWGDEQSAFRCNTQQPGCENVCYDKSFPISHVRFWVLQIIFVSVPTLLYLAHVFYVMRKEEKLNKKEEELKVAQTDGVNVEMHLKQIEIKKFKYGIEEHGKVKMRGGLLRTYIISILFKSVFEVAFLLIQWYIYGFSLSAVYTCKRDPCPHQVDCFLSRPTEKTIFIIFMLVVSLVSLALNIIELFYVFFKGVKDRVKGKSDPYHATTGPLSPSKECGSPKYAYFNGCSSPTAPLSPMSPPGYKLVTGDRNNSSCRNYNKQASEQNWANYSAEQNRMGQAGSTISNSHAQPFDFPDDNQNSKKLATGHELQPLAIVDQRPSSRASSRASSRPRPDDLEI